Proteins found in one Candidatus Nitrosopelagicus brevis genomic segment:
- a CDS encoding alpha/beta hydrolase family protein gives MEILYIIISFLILSISINVAVFSVYIKKRGINHLAKNLSTKNSHSNIYKKFLIPEIYTKNSLQLSFKNNVQNKNSFLPWKNKLITKFQELHDLPNFQDLQVNSLNIINSEKKLNYNVTKLSTIAQDGDTIILYELIPKKINKNTSAVFIVPGSGNQGAKDVINMNSEISDNYYQQGIAEQIVNEGYIVYVIENRGWGERKIDVGSICDQSDIFCSGEFLERQIKNLGFDLINLQIIDTLQTIKSLESNKKITFNNLFLLGITHGGKIALRSSLFLPELKGLLLSSSLFSTENFGTFGNGYNHGFLKYFDNPDLVITLAPKPLYLAWGQNENPPQRYEAQSLHTFTLVKNAYRLLNSEKNIVGIVHDQKINSGHTVDPQSVINFLKNYSNLPNSN, from the coding sequence ATGGAAATTTTATACATCATAATTTCTTTCTTGATACTCTCAATTAGCATCAATGTGGCAGTATTTTCAGTTTATATCAAAAAACGAGGAATTAATCACTTAGCAAAAAATCTCTCAACAAAAAACTCTCATTCTAATATATATAAAAAATTTCTAATCCCTGAAATCTATACAAAAAATAGTTTACAATTAAGTTTTAAAAATAATGTTCAAAATAAAAATAGTTTTTTACCATGGAAAAATAAGTTAATTACAAAATTTCAAGAATTGCATGATCTTCCAAATTTTCAAGATTTACAAGTAAATTCTTTGAATATCATTAATTCTGAAAAAAAATTAAATTATAATGTTACAAAACTTTCAACTATTGCACAAGATGGAGATACTATCATTTTATACGAATTAATCCCTAAAAAAATAAATAAAAATACTTCTGCTGTATTTATTGTACCTGGTAGCGGAAATCAAGGTGCAAAAGATGTAATAAATATGAATAGTGAAATTTCAGACAATTATTACCAACAAGGAATTGCAGAACAAATTGTTAATGAAGGATATATTGTTTATGTGATAGAAAATAGAGGATGGGGAGAAAGAAAAATTGATGTTGGAAGTATTTGTGATCAATCTGATATATTCTGCTCAGGTGAATTTTTAGAAAGACAGATAAAAAATTTGGGTTTTGATTTAATTAATTTACAAATAATTGATACACTACAAACTATCAAGTCACTAGAGAGTAATAAAAAAATCACTTTCAATAATCTATTTCTTTTGGGAATTACACATGGAGGAAAAATCGCATTACGTTCTTCATTATTTCTTCCTGAGCTTAAAGGATTATTATTATCAAGCAGTTTGTTCAGTACGGAAAATTTTGGTACTTTTGGTAATGGCTATAATCATGGATTTTTAAAATATTTTGATAATCCTGATCTTGTCATTACTTTAGCTCCCAAACCATTGTATCTTGCTTGGGGACAAAATGAAAATCCACCACAACGTTATGAAGCACAATCATTACATACATTTACTTTAGTTAAGAATGCTTATCGCTTATTAAACTCTGAAAAAAATATTGTTGGAATTGTACATGATCAAAAAATAAATTCTGGCCATACTGTAGACCCACAATCTGTAATTAACTTTTTAAAAAATTATTCCAATTTACCTAATTCCAATTAA
- a CDS encoding sulfotransferase domain-containing protein, with protein sequence MKDYIKRKLENYPNFYAGRLSKRNVFRSLTSNQRILPNFIIIGEAKCGTTSLYNYLIQHPNIESSLTKEINFFNWSYDKPKNWYRAHFPTSLKKKMLKRFSNKQIITGEATPLYLFHSLVPKRIFQMLPEVKLIICLRNPIERAYSHYHDLGIRLGEEQRTFDEAIETEIQSLKQKNYNILDSDYGFSSRLYQYVSRGVYLPHIKLWMNLFSRDQILFVKTEELNNNTSESVNRVFEFLDTKKFNGIDVKERFNVSKYKPMNNSTREILKEFYSPYNKELEEYLDEDFNWN encoded by the coding sequence ATGAAAGATTACATAAAAAGAAAATTGGAAAATTATCCAAATTTCTATGCAGGACGATTAAGTAAAAGAAATGTTTTTAGATCTTTAACATCAAATCAGAGAATTTTACCAAATTTTATAATTATTGGAGAAGCAAAATGTGGTACTACGTCACTTTATAATTATTTGATACAACATCCAAATATAGAATCTTCATTAACAAAAGAGATTAATTTTTTTAATTGGTCATATGATAAACCAAAAAATTGGTATAGAGCACATTTTCCAACATCTCTTAAAAAAAAAATGCTGAAAAGATTTTCAAACAAACAGATTATCACAGGTGAAGCCACACCATTATATCTATTTCATTCATTAGTTCCAAAACGTATTTTTCAGATGTTACCAGAAGTAAAACTAATCATTTGTTTGAGAAATCCCATAGAAAGAGCTTATTCACATTATCATGATTTAGGAATTAGATTAGGCGAAGAACAAAGAACATTTGATGAAGCAATTGAAACAGAAATTCAATCCTTAAAACAAAAAAATTATAATATTTTGGATAGTGATTATGGATTTTCTTCTAGATTATACCAATATGTATCACGAGGAGTGTATTTACCACACATAAAATTATGGATGAATCTATTCAGTAGAGATCAAATTTTGTTTGTAAAAACTGAGGAATTGAATAATAATACATCAGAATCTGTTAATAGAGTTTTTGAGTTTTTAGATACAAAAAAATTCAATGGTATAGATGTCAAAGAAAGATTCAATGTTAGTAAGTACAAACCTATGAATAATTCAACAAGAGAAATATTGAAGGAATTTTATTCACCATATAATAAAGAACTTGAAGAATATCTTGATGAAGATTTTAATTGGAATTAG
- a CDS encoding glycosyltransferase: MNRPIRLAFVYKKSYNYFQPGHFDRTSADFFLKAFERNKELDVTYHPCESNFDVEKLSGKCDVILLPMNRSDGAPNKLENVKKVGIPVISRTGDPHSAEKYGDVEFIEKNKIDLVFSSHPDSYIYKFYPKRVNHKTVIYGLEKNLYENIIPFKERNKNKILCTGAIGKTSVKSRIGNAILNPKRSGWYFYKLRTLSTKLSYVDYSGIKDGKYPNDDYVTYLTRYRATIAASTFYPTLKYWENAAAGCLTFMEITNKNDGYFIGFENEKSAIFINERNYQEKFQEFLSDPDNPKWEEIANAGRKFAMDELNNDKAVQKIVEYVKELVR; encoded by the coding sequence ATGAATAGGCCAATTAGATTAGCGTTTGTTTATAAAAAATCCTATAATTATTTTCAACCAGGACATTTCGATAGAACATCAGCGGATTTTTTTCTTAAAGCCTTTGAAAGAAATAAAGAATTAGATGTTACATATCATCCATGTGAATCTAATTTTGATGTCGAGAAGTTAAGTGGGAAATGTGATGTAATTTTATTACCAATGAATCGTAGCGATGGTGCTCCTAATAAATTAGAAAATGTTAAGAAAGTAGGAATACCAGTCATTTCACGTACAGGTGATCCTCACTCAGCAGAGAAATATGGAGATGTGGAATTTATTGAGAAAAATAAAATTGATTTAGTATTTAGTTCTCATCCAGATAGCTACATTTACAAATTCTATCCAAAACGTGTTAATCATAAGACGGTAATTTATGGATTAGAAAAAAATCTATATGAAAACATTATTCCATTTAAGGAAAGAAATAAAAATAAAATCTTATGTACGGGAGCAATTGGAAAAACAAGTGTAAAATCTAGAATTGGAAATGCAATTCTAAATCCAAAAAGATCAGGCTGGTATTTTTACAAATTAAGAACATTATCAACAAAATTATCATATGTTGATTATTCAGGGATAAAAGATGGTAAGTATCCAAATGATGATTATGTAACATATCTTACAAGATATAGAGCAACTATTGCAGCATCGACATTTTATCCTACATTGAAATATTGGGAAAATGCAGCTGCTGGATGTTTAACATTTATGGAAATAACAAACAAAAATGATGGTTATTTCATTGGTTTTGAAAATGAAAAATCTGCGATTTTTATTAATGAAAGAAACTATCAGGAAAAATTTCAAGAATTTCTATCAGACCCTGATAATCCCAAGTGGGAAGAAATTGCAAATGCTGGAAGAAAATTTGCTATGGATGAATTGAATAATGATAAAGCCGTACAGAAAATTGTCGAGTATGTTAAAGAATTAGTTAGATAA
- a CDS encoding glycosyltransferase family 39 protein codes for MITKTEKIYSQRKTITFLSLLIITTISIRLYFLPFEVPFKTDAIDYFSFAFEVSKNQKFPFGILQTNDGWPILLSPIFTIIGQSDMMNLINAQRITSVVISSLTIIPIFFLCKKFVSSKYALIGASLFGFSYRLMDNSILGLSESLFLFLISFVLLYSLSKNSTYFIFSFIFLSLSAIVRYESLIFLIPLTIIFFIKFRKQKISYLKFSLFIFIFILILLPISSFRIESNGIDGLVSHTFANQNMLNPNSFTSISEPEKIGECSYDCVQKPSTWISNELLISFMGTSLFNTLKFLGFVLIPLFIFFIPTGIYNLIKLRNKDLFYLLIFGIFLIIPAMYAFGREIQDVRYLFVLFPIFCAISVYGLNSIKKFQKTKFVVLIITVIILSSIILLIYEQPNYIYSNEILQVTKNLVQNDNGINDYPGNSYVKIATLEKNWPESLPIASASDNFEATFFIKKIPSGDYDSLEEYILNSKELGLTHIVLTENNRSLFLDKLLKNYQEYSYLEKVFDSENHNFENKIIVLKINYLDFEKHV; via the coding sequence ATGATCACAAAAACTGAAAAAATTTATTCTCAAAGGAAAACTATTACATTTCTTTCGCTATTGATCATAACTACTATTTCTATACGATTGTATTTTTTACCATTTGAGGTTCCTTTCAAAACTGATGCTATAGATTACTTCTCCTTTGCATTTGAAGTTTCTAAAAATCAGAAATTTCCATTTGGAATATTACAAACTAATGATGGTTGGCCTATTCTACTATCTCCTATCTTTACAATTATTGGTCAATCTGATATGATGAACCTAATTAATGCGCAAAGGATAACAAGTGTTGTAATCTCTTCACTGACAATTATTCCAATATTTTTCCTTTGCAAAAAATTTGTTTCATCAAAATATGCTCTAATTGGTGCAAGTTTATTTGGTTTTAGTTATAGATTAATGGATAATTCTATACTGGGTTTATCAGAATCACTTTTTCTTTTTTTAATTTCATTTGTATTATTATATTCATTATCTAAAAATTCAACTTATTTTATTTTTTCGTTTATTTTTCTTAGTTTATCTGCTATTGTAAGATATGAATCTCTAATTTTTCTAATTCCATTAACTATTATATTTTTTATTAAATTTCGTAAACAAAAAATTTCTTATCTAAAATTTTCACTTTTTATTTTTATTTTTATTTTAATTCTATTACCTATTTCATCATTTAGAATTGAATCAAACGGAATAGATGGTTTGGTAAGTCACACTTTTGCTAATCAAAATATGTTAAACCCTAACTCATTCACTTCTATATCTGAGCCTGAAAAAATTGGTGAATGTTCATATGATTGTGTACAGAAACCTTCCACTTGGATTTCCAATGAATTATTAATTAGTTTCATGGGTACATCTCTCTTTAATACACTAAAATTTTTAGGATTTGTTTTAATTCCTCTTTTCATTTTTTTCATCCCTACTGGTATCTATAATCTGATAAAATTAAGAAATAAAGATCTTTTTTATCTTCTAATTTTTGGTATTTTTTTAATTATTCCTGCAATGTATGCTTTTGGAAGAGAAATTCAAGATGTTAGATATTTGTTTGTATTATTCCCAATTTTTTGTGCAATATCTGTTTATGGATTAAATTCTATTAAAAAATTCCAAAAAACAAAATTCGTAGTTTTAATTATCACTGTAATAATATTGTCATCAATAATTTTATTAATTTATGAACAACCAAATTATATTTATTCTAATGAAATATTACAAGTAACAAAAAATTTAGTTCAAAATGACAATGGTATAAATGATTATCCTGGAAATTCATATGTTAAAATTGCTACACTTGAAAAAAATTGGCCAGAATCTTTACCTATTGCATCAGCTTCAGATAATTTTGAAGCTACATTTTTTATTAAAAAAATTCCTTCTGGAGATTATGATTCTTTGGAAGAGTACATTTTGAATTCAAAAGAATTGGGACTAACTCATATTGTTTTAACAGAAAATAATCGTTCATTGTTTCTTGATAAACTCCTAAAAAATTATCAGGAATATTCATATCTTGAAAAAGTTTTTGATTCTGAAAATCATAACTTTGAAAATAAAATAATAGTTTTAAAAATTAATTATTTAGATTTTGAAAAACATGTGTAA